taaccgatataccaccgatattaactgcatagctaATCGGCACATGTCATCGTTTAGTTACTCAAATGTACAAACAAAATATAATGACAATGACTAAAACAGACCAAACGTGAAGGTACATTGCTCTTTTATGCAAAACAAACCTATATACCTGGTATTTTGACTCCTCGCCTACGATAAATTTCCCCATGTGTGAAAAACTTGACAATCTCCTCAAGTTCAAGCCTTATTTTCCCGAGCCCAGCCACATCTGAAAACTTCACATCCACGCCTCGTTCCATATACTGTGAAAGCTTAACGTTTTTACTATTTTGCGCTCGGCGAACCCGCGCACCAGATTTCATAAACTGTTGAGCCATCTTCATGTACGGGTTTTCTTCACCCGATTTTCCTTCACCGTCATCGTCATCATCTTCTAATCCCGCCATCCCCCTCTCTAACTCCTTCATTTTCCTCTTTTCCTCCGCTTCTGCTTTCTCGATCTTTAACCGATCTTCGTAATCCTTTTTCTGTTTCTTATAACTTAAAACCACCGTCTGGTAGAATATAACGAAAAACAACAACCCAATACCCAACGTAACGTTGGAATCCCGAGCTAGTTCTTTCCACATGTTCGACATACGGTAGTACTTAAGACGCGCTTCGAGCATTGCTTGCTCGCTATTAAGCTTCTGTTCTTCCATTTTCTTCTTTCTTTCCTCCGTCTTCTTCTGCGCTCTAGCGGCTTTCTCCATCTGCGCCATTTTCTTCTTCACACTCATCGTCTCGTTAATCCTACTCTTCTTAAGCTCTTCCCTCTGCTTCCGCAACTCCAACACCTTTTTCGACACCGGTTTCGGCTTCACAAACGAATACATCCACAACGGAAACTTAGACAAAAACCCTAAAACCGGACGAGGAACATCCGGCGTCTTAACCGGCGGAGTATACGCCTGCACACTAATCAAATCAATCCCTAACTCATCCCATGCGTCCCAAAACTTGCGATCGCTATCCATCGACGGCACCACAAGCCTAACAACTTTCGAATCCTCTAAAACCGCTAACACAACCACAGGTCTTTCCCTTAACCCTTTACCCGACGGCTTAACTACGTGTTTAAGCTTCCCGTCCCGTTTCAACTCGATTAAATCGGTATACGCAATCCTATCGCCTACTACAGGGAGGCCCTGTGACCATGTTTTCCACTCTTGTGGTGTTAAGGTATCGATTTTTTTAACCGGACGCTTCTTTTTGTTAGCAACTTTAGCTGCTAATACAGGCTGGGGGAGTGTAGCTGATATTATAGTTAGGGTTACGGAAATCTGGAGCAAATTcaatgtgtttatgttatgttttgagTGTTTTGATTGTTGTGAGTGTTGTGATTGTTGTGAAGACTCTGAGTTGTGTGAATTGCAGGTGATTGGTGAATTAGGGTTACGTGAGTATCGAATTGGTCGAGATTGTAACCGGGATAAGGGAATTGGGGGGAATAATGATGGGGAAATTGAGATATAATGAGATGACATGATGATAATGAGTATGAATAAGAGGTAAATAGAAAGAGTGAGTGAAGGTTTTACGTTACAGTGATTGTTGAAGAAGGTGGGagattagggttttgtgtgtgtcgTGGTGGCGTTATCTCCGGTGGATAGCGGTCATCGCATCAGTGCAGCAGAAGGAAGAGGATGAAGAAGTGAATGCTAGTTGTCGTCGGAGATGAAATGAGTGTGTGAATTTGGATGGCCGGAGGTCTGGCCGGCGTTAGTTGGAGGAGATAGGTTCTGTATGTgttgagggttttttttttctttttgttttttgaaaaaaaaaatcaaaaatccatttGACTTGCTAGGGCGATTAGTCTTTTGTTTTATAGTTCAAAAGATGGAAATACCCGTGTGTCATTAACTTAGTAACTCCGGCGATTAGACTATCCGCATCAGTGAAAGGCCATCCTTCCTACAAACAGCCTAATCAGCATGCCACATCAGCTTTTCATTTATTCTTCCCACAAACACTTTTTACCCACAACAATAACATATATATCCTTCTTACAAACAaccttataaaaaaaaaagaaaggaccCACCATTAGCCCATTCTTCACCATTCTTCCCCAAGAATTGTGAAGAATGAACACCCTCCATGTCATCCTCTACAACACCCACTAATCCATCCCTCTCACAAATACCCTCCACATAGGAATGAACACCCTCCATGTCACATACAAACATCCTTGATGTGGATAGTCTTAGTGTTTGTCTCCCTGTTTGGTTTAACAGGTGATTAGTCTTTTGTTTTATAGTTGAAAAGATGAAAataccccctcccccccccctcgTGTCATTAACTTAGTAACTCGACTTGCGCGATTAGTGTTTGTCTTCCTGTGTGGTTTGACAGGAGGATTAGTCTTTTGTTTTATagttgaaaaaataaaaatatcccTGTGTCATTAACTTAGTAACGAAATATGTTAGATGGAGTTAGAGGGAAGGGTTCATAGTGTAATTACAACACTGGGATTCAGAATGTGAGAATTTGGTCATGCATGAGCCCTAATCTGCCAAGGAACACCAGACGTCGCCATTAATGTGGACCAGGAACACCTAGGTTCACCCCTGACCTTACTCCTACCTCTGAAATTACTGTTGAGTGGTGAGTAGTGGGTGATTATAGTt
This is a stretch of genomic DNA from Helianthus annuus cultivar XRQ/B chromosome 16, HanXRQr2.0-SUNRISE, whole genome shotgun sequence. It encodes these proteins:
- the LOC110917177 gene encoding probable inactive ATP-dependent zinc metalloprotease FTSHI 2, chloroplastic, translating into MSSHYISISPSLFPPIPLSRLQSRPIRYSRNPNSPITCNSHNSESSQQSQHSQQSKHSKHNINTLNLLQISVTLTIISATLPQPVLAAKVANKKKRPVKKIDTLTPQEWKTWSQGLPVVGDRIAYTDLIELKRDGKLKHVVKPSGKGLRERPVVVLAVLEDSKVVRLVVPSMDSDRKFWDAWDELGIDLISVQAYTPPVKTPDVPRPVLGFLSKFPLWMYSFVKPKPVSKKVLELRKQREELKKSRINETMSVKKKMAQMEKAARAQKKTEERKKKMEEQKLNSEQAMLEARLKYYRMSNMWKELARDSNVTLGIGLLFFVIFYQTVVLSYKKQKKDYEDRLKIEKAEAEEKRKMKELERGMAGLEDDDDDGEGKSGEENPYMKMAQQFMKSGARVRRAQNSKNVKLSQYMERGVDVKFSDVAGLGKIRLELEEIVKFFTHGEIYRRRGVKIPGGILLCGPPGVGKTLLAKAVAGEAGVNFFSISASQFVEIYVGVGASRVRALYQEARDCAPSVVFIDELDAVGRERGLIKGSGGQERDATLNQLLVCLDGFEGRGNVITIASTNRPDILDPALVRPGRFDRKIFIPKPGLIGRVEILKVHARKKPMAEDVDYAAVAAMTDGMVGAELANIVEVAAINMMRDGRTEITTDDLLQAAQIEERGMLDKKERSPEMWKQVAINEAAMAVVAINFHDLSNIEFINIAPRAGRELGYVRMKMDHIKFKEGLLSRQSLLDHITVQLAPRAADEMWHGEGQLSTIWAETADNARSAARAFVLGGLSDKYYGVSNFWAADRINDIDLEASRILDLCYGRAKELLDKNRKLMDAIVDALIEKKSLNKQEFLKLVELHGCIQPGPPSILDMRALKQVQMQSVIMKHKEEANRVVT